Part of the Vibrio sp. SCSIO 43137 genome, GACATTGTCACAAGAGCGTAAACGCAAACGTGTGATGAGTATGATGAAGAATCGTAAAAAGTAATGCTTTTACTGATGATTTGAATATTACCCCGGAGAGTTAGCGATAAACTCCGGGGTTTTTTCTATCTGCGGAAACATAACAGCAATTTACATAGATTGTATTTGCATTTTTAAAAAATAAGATCGATTTTATAGAATACTGAGATCTGTGGTTTTTGACTTGCGTTTATAGATAAATAAACTGTCTAAAATCCAAAAACAGGATATGTAACTTATGCTTTCGGGTTGTGGTGATATAAATATTCTTAATAGGGCAGATCGCTGATCAAAATAGATAAAGCAGATGATCTTATAAAGATCATAGTAAACCAAAAAGAGTAAAAGGATCATGGGTGTCCTTTTGCAATAATAACTTTTTCTGCCGTTGTAACGGAAAGGTTACCTATGATCCTAAAGCTATTTAAGCTGACAAGTAAAGGAGTTTAGAGAGCCATACATTAGGTTATAATGGCGTTTTGTTTCGGGTTTCGGGAGTTAAGATGTCTACACAAAATTTATGTCCTCAGTGTACTACTGAGCTGGAATGGGACCGGGATGGTTACCTTTGTTCTGACTGCAATACAAAATATAAAAAGATCGCTTTCTGTCCTGAGTGCGACCAGTTACTTGAAAAACTTCAGGCCTGCGGCGCAGCCAGTTACTTCTGTAATCACTGCAACGAATTAAAGTCTAAATCACGGGTACGAATAGAGTTTTATGCTGCGGATTAATCTACCGTTGAATGAAGGGTACCGGAATCTAACTGGGTGATCAGACGGTCACCTGTAGTGACTTGATCTGCATGTTTCACTATTTTGCCTTGGTCAGTGCGGGTAATCGAGTAACCGCGTTTTAAGGTTGCCAGCGGGCTGACGGCATCGAGAGTTTCAGCTGCTAGTGCCAGTTTGTGTCTCTCTGTCAGTAGTTTCTTATCCATTGCGTCCAGCATCTTCTGCTGCAGGCGGGCAATATAATGTTGCTGACCCTGAATAAGCTGATCCGGAGAATGTAACTGAAGCTTGTGGTTGAGTTGTTGCAGGTTTAATTGCCGTTCGCTCTGCATACTTTGCATATGCTTGATTAGTCTGGATTCCAGATCATCTAGCTGTTGGCTCTGTCTTTGCAGACGATAGCTTGGGTGTTGCCTGTCGAGCTGGTGAGTAAGCTGGCGCATATGCAGCTGATGTTCGGACAGATAGGCTTTTACTGAACTCTGAAGCCGCGACTTGCTGTTCAGGAGAGCCTGCACTTTACTGCTTTGATCACGGCTAACTAACTCTGCGGCAGCAGATGGGGTCGGCGCTCTCACATCAGAAACAAAGTCAGCAATAGTCACATCGATTTCGTGGCCGACGGCACTGATAACAGGGATGGAGCTTGCGGCAATGGTTCTGGCAACAATTTCATTGTTAAAACACCAGAGATCTTCCAGAGAACCGCCGCCACGTCCTACGATCAAAACGTCACACTCATTTCTGGTGTTGGCTCTGCCGATAGCCTGAGCAATTTCAATGGCAGCTGAATCACCTTGTACCATAGTCGGGTAGACAATCACCGGCAGGCTTGGGTCTCGTCGTTTTAATACGTCAAGAATATCGTAAAGTGCCGCACCAGTTTTAGAGGTTACCACACCGACAGTAGTTGGGTTTTCCGGCAGACTTTTTTTCGCTGACTGGGCGAATAAGCCTTCTGCTGCCAGTTGCATCTTGAGTGCATCAAACTGCTGCTGAAGTTTTCCGTCTCCCTCAGGCTGCATACTTTCAACAATAAGCTGATAGTCGCCCCGTGGTTCATATAAAGAGAGACGAGCTTTAACTAAAACCTGATTACCGTTAGCAGGTTTAAAGGTGACCCGGCGGTTGTTCCCTCGAAACATGGCACACTTTACTTGTGCCCGGTTGTCTTTAAGTGAGAAGTACCAGTGGCCGGATACCGGCGCAGAGAAGTTGGAAAGCTCTCCGACCAGCCAGACAATACCCATTTCATTCTCAAGCAAAAGACGCACTTCGGCATTGAGTCTGGATACGGTAAAAATATTTTCGTTTCGTTGCATGGAGTAGGATGTATGCGACACGAGGGGAACCACTGGGACGTGAGTATGGAAATTAGCGGCAATATAATACATATCAAGGGGTGAAATGCAAATTAAAATTAAAAAAATGTGTAGCTAACCGATTGCGTCCTGCGTATAATCCGTCTGCAATATTTAATTAGATTCATTCAGAAGATTCATCCTTTAGCAGTTAAACAGGGATGAATTTTTGTTTTAACCATTTGTTGAGAGATATTGCAATGCTACGAATCGCAAAAGAAGCCCTTACTTTTGACGACGTTTTACTCGTCCCTGCACATTCGACAGTACTTCCTAATACCGCAGATCTGCGTACCAAGTTAACCAAAAACATTGAGCTGAACATTCCTATGTTGTCAGCGTCTATGGATACCGTAACGGAAGCCCGTCTTGCAATTGCTCTGGCACAGGAAGGCGGCATAGGTTTTATTCATAAAAACATGTCTATTGAGCAGCAGGCTGAGCAGGTTCGCCGGGTTAAGATCTTTGAAGCCGGTGTGGTTTCTCACCCTGTTACCGTTAAGCCAACAGCGACCATTGCTGATGTACTTGCCCTGACAGAAAAGAACGGCTTTGCCGGATACCCTGTTGTTGCTGAGAACAATGAACTGGTTGGTATTATCACCGGCCGTGATGTTCGTTTTGTAACTGACCTGTCTAAAACCGTGGATAAGGTAATGACACCGAAAGCGAGACTGGCAACAGTAAAAGAAGGTGCCAGCCCGGAAGTGGTTCAGGAAGAGATGCACAGAGCCAGAGTGGAAAAAGTACTGGTAGTGAATGATGCATTTCAGTTAAAAGGTATGATTACCGCCAAAGATTTCCATAAAGCTGAACGTAAGCCTAATGCCTGTAAAGATGCTCAGGGCCGCCTTCGTGTCGGGGCAGCGGTTGGTGCCGGTGCCGGTAATGAAGAGCGGGTTGCTGCATTGGTTGAAGCTGGTGTTGATGTTCTGCTGATTGACTCTTCTCATGGTCACTCTGAAGGGGTTCTTACCCGTATCCGTGAAACGAGAGCTGCTTATCCTGATTTAGATATTATTGGTGGTAATGTAGCAACTGGTGCTGGTGCGAAAGCGCTTATCGAAGCTGGTGTTAGTGCGGTAAAAGTGGGTATTGGCCCGGGCTCGATTTGTACAACCCGCATCGTAACGGGTGTTGGTGTTCCTCAGATTACCGCTATTTCTGATGCAGTAGAGGTTGCAGACCAACACGGTATTCCGGTTATTGCCGATGGCGGTATCCGCTTCTCCGGCGATATCTGTAAAGCTATTGTCGCTGGTGCGTCATGTGTAATGGTTGGTTCAATGTTTGCCGGTACAGAAGAAGCGCCGGGTGAAGTGATCTTGTATCAGGGTCGTTCTTACAAATCTTACCGTGGTATGGGCTCTCTGGGTGCTATGTCTCAGGGTTCTTCAGACCGTTACTTCCAGAGCGACAATGCAGCAGACAAACTGGTACCGGAAGGTATTGAAGGTCGTATTGCTTATAAAGGCCGCCTGAAAGAGATTGTTCATCAGCAGATGGGTGGATTGAGATCAAGTATGGGACTGACAGGTAGCGCTACCGTTGAAGAGATGCGTACTAAGGCAGAGTTTGTACGAATCTCCGGTGCCGGTATGAAAGAGTCTCACGTACATGATGTGCAGATTACCAAAGAAGCGCCAAACTACCGCTTGGGCTAATTGTAGAAGTGAGCCTTAAGACTCACTACGGATGTTTTCGAGAGAGAAAAAATGACAAAAGATATTCATGACCAACGAATTTTGATTTTAGACTTCGGTTCTCAGTACACCCAGTTAATCGCACGTCGTATACGTGAAATCGGTGTTTACTGTGAGCTTTGGAGCTGGGATGTTGATGAAGCCGATATCCGTGATTTCAACCCTAACGGAATTATTCTGTCCGGTGGCCCGGAAAGTGTAACGGAAGAAAACTCGCCACGAGCACCTCAATATGTATTTGATGCCGGTGTACCAGTATTCGGTGTCTGTTACGGCATGCAGACCATGTCTGAGCAGTTGGGCGGAAAGGTTGCCGGTTCCAATGAGCGTGAGTTTGGTTATGCTCAGGTCGAAGTGGTCGGCGAATGTGAACTGTTCCGTAATATAGAAGATGCTATTGCTGAAGACGGAAATCCGTTGTTGGATGTCTGGATGAGCCACGGTGATAAAGTTGTCGAGATCCCAGGCGACTTTGTCAAAATTGCCAAAACAGATACCTGCCCATATGCGGCAATGGCCAATGAAGAGAAAAAGTTCTACGGTGTTCAGTTCCACCCGGAAGTAACTCATACCCGTCAGGGCATGCGAATGCTGGAGAACTTTGTACTGAATATCTGTGGATGCGAGAAGCTATGGACTTCTCAGTCCATCATCGATGATGCTGTTGCCCGCATTAAAGAACAGGTAGGCGATGATGAAGTGATCCTTGGCCTCTCCGGTGGTGTGGACTCTTCTGTTGTTGCTATGCTGGTACACAAAGCAATAGGCGATAAGCTGACTTGTGTATTTGTGGATAATGGCCTTCTGCGTCTGAATGAAGCCCAGCAAGTTATGGAGATGTTCGGCGATCATTTCGGCCTGAATATCGTTCATGTTGAAGCGGAGCAGCGTTTTCTTGATGCCCTGAAAGGGCAGAGCGATCCAGAGGTTAAGCGTAAGACCATCGGTCATGTGTTTATCGACGTGTTCGATGAAGAGTCGAAGAAACTGGAGAACGCAAAATGGCTGGCTCAGGGCACCATTTATCCGGATGTGATTGAATCAGCGGCATCGAAAACCGGTAAAGCTCATGTGATTAAATCGCACCACAATGTAGGTGGCCTGCCTGATGATATGGCAATGGGGCTGGTGGAACCGCTACGCGAACTGTTTAAAGATGAAGTACGTAAGATTGGTCTGGAACTTGGTCTTCCATACAATATGCTTTACCGTCATCCATTCCCGGGGCCGGGTCTGGGTGTAAGGGTTCTTGGTGAAATCAAGAAAGAGTATTGTGATTTACTTCGTCGTGCAGACGCTATCTTTATCGAAGAGCTGCATAACGCTGATCTGTACCATAAGGTTTCTCAGGCCTTTACTGTATTTCTGCCGGTACGGTCGGTAGGTGTTATGGGCGACGGCCGCAAGTATGACTGGGTTGTTTCACTACGTGCTGTAGAGACCATCGACTTTATGACCGCTCACTGGGCACATTTACCTTATGACTTCCTTGGTAAAGTCTCTAACCGCATTATCAATGAAGTAGATGGTATTTCCCGGGTTGTTTACGATATTTCCGGTAAACCGCCAGCCACCATTGAGTGGGAATAACTCTCACAAGTAAGTCCTATTACAGAACCAGCCTGCGGGCCTGTCTTTTATACAGAAGTCCCTCGCATAATGTGAGGGATTTTTTTTGAACTTAATTCTTGGTTCACGATCAGATCTTTAACGGACTTAGTTGAGGGTTTTGAGATGATTAAAAGCAATAGTGATTGGGCTGAAGAGCAATTTGGTCATGCTAAACTTGGAGACCCAAGAAGAACGGCTAGACTTGTAAAAATGGCATCAGACTTAGCTCAGCATCCAGGTAAATCGGTAGTGAAATCATCTCATTCTCCAGCAAGTATGGAGGGCGCTTACCGATTTATTCGGAACGACAATGTCTCATCAGACGATATTGCCGAAGCAGGCTTTAAAGCAACTGCAGATCAAGTTCATCGTTACCCTCTCCTTCTCGCGTTAGAAGATACAACTACCTTAAGCTACAAACATCGCTCTATTAGAGCGGACTTAGGACATGTAAACCAAGGTAATCGTTATAGGGGGTTGTTTGCCCATAGTATTTTGCTGTTTGCTCCTGAAACTCTCGACGTTATTGGGTTAGTTGAACAACAACGATGGACGAGAGATATCAAGACTCGAGGTATCCGTCGTAAGGGGTTGAAACGACCTTATGAAGAAAAAGAAGGTTATAAATGGGAAAGAGCATCACGCAATATGGCAGCCCGTTTAGGTACCTCGATGGTTAACGTAATATCAGTTTGCGATCGCGAGGCCGATATCTACGATTACCTCATTTATAAAATGGCGAATCAGCAACGTTTTGTTGTGCGGTCGATGATGAGCCGTCATATAGAAGAAGGCTCAGACAAGCTTTATCACTTTGCATCAGAACTTCAAAGTGTGAAGCAACGTCAAATCCAAATAGCTCAAAGGGGTGGCCGGAAAGCTCGTGAAGTCACTCTGGATGTAAAATATGCAGCAGTGACTTTAAAAACACCCTCAAACAAAAAAGGAGCTCCTATTTCTCTCAACTATGTTGGCTGCTCCGAAATCGGTGATGGAGAAAAGAGGCTCAATTGGCATATTTTAACTAATGAGCCAGTTAATAGTGCAGAAGATGCATTAAAAATTATTGGTTACTACGAAAAACGCTGGTTGATTGAGGAGTATCACAAGGTCTGGAAAACTGAAGGGACAGGAGTTGAAGAGCTTCGGTTACAAAGTAAAGATAACTTAGATAGGTTAGCAACAATTTATGCGTTTTTAGCAGTAAGAATTTTCCAATTGAAATTTGCCAATGAGCAAATCGAAGACGTTAGTTGTGAGAAAATCTTGTCCTCAAGAGCATGGAAGTTGCTTTGGCTGAAAAGAGTAAAGACACCACTTCCAAAGGAGGTTCCAACAGCAAAATGGGCTTATGAACACCTCGCAAGACTTGGCGGTTGGAAAGACAGCAAAAGAAATGGAAGAGCGTCAGTTAAGACGCTCTGGGAAGGATGGCTCAAACTACAAGCCATCCTTGAAGGCTACGAACTCGCTCTGTCTCTTGAGCAGGACTTGTGATCAAGAGACAGGCCTGCGGGCTGGTTTTTTTTTTTATCCTTTGTTTAACGGTAAACCTTATATTGCAATAAAAAACATGGTGAATAGTAACTGATGGTATTGAAACTGAGTGGGTAATCGATTAGCATGCGCTCGTTAAAATTTATCTGTAGTTTTTAAACTAAATTTGAGTAAGGTCGCTACTATGTCAACTAAACTTGCCAATCCGGCTCCGTTAGGTCTAATGGGGTTTGGAATGACTACCATTCTTCTGAACATTCACAACGCAGGATATTTTCCGGTCGATTCAATGATCCTTGCGATGGGGATTTTCTATGGCGGCCTGAGTCAGGTAATTGTCGGCATTATGTGCTTCAAGCGTGGCGATACTTTCGGTACTACCGCTTTTACTTCATACGGACTGTTCTGGTTGACTCTGGTTGGTCTGATTGTGATGCCGAAAATGGGCTTAGCCGCCAGCCCTGCACCGTTTATGGGATGGTATCTGGCACTTTGGGGCGTATTTACCGGCTTTATGTTTATCGGTTCACTGTGCTATCCGACGGCTAAGCAGGTAGTATTTGCCTCTCTGACAATTCTGTTTGCTCTGCTGGCTATCCGTGACTTTACCGGTGACGAATACATCGGTCATATTGCTGGATTTGAAGGTATTTTCTGCGGAGCAAGTGCTATCTACTTTGCTATGGCTCAGGTACTGAATAATGAGTTCGGCCGTGAAGTGCTTCCGGTAGGCAAGCCTTTGATTGGCAGGGTAAAAACAATAGCGGCAGAGCCTGTAACAGCATAATAAGAACATAACTGAAACCCCGGCAGCTGATGTTGCCGGGGTTTTTATTTGTCTGAAAATCTTATTAATTAAAGTATCAATAATGAGATAAAAAACAGTGATGTTAGTTCTAAACTTAAAATTGAGTTAATAGTCGCATAAATATATCTTCAGCCTTTTCAAGTATTGACCCCGAATTTTCTGGGCAGACATGCGACTGTGCAGTGGTATCGCAGAAGGAGTAGCCCATGTCAGAGAGCAGAGAGCATACTTGTACATTTTGTAATGAAGATGGCTGGCAGTGTCAGGAGCCTGCCGCTGAATCTGGTCTCTGTTACTGGCACGATCCAGCGATTGATAAGAGCAAGGATGATATTAAAGAGCAGATAGAGCAGTGGGCCCGTGACGGCAAGCCACTGGATGGCTTTCAATTGGCCAGAACCAAACTACAGGATATAGATTTAGTGCACAGGGGCAGCCGGGTTGGTTATAAATGCCGTAATGCCGACTTCTACCGTGCCGATCTGACAGACGCTCACTTCTTTGCTTTGGATCTGCGTGGCTCTTCTTTAATGAAAACAAAACTGGTGTGCGCCAATCTTCACTGCGCCAAACTGGATAACTGCAACTTACTTGGTGCCGATCTTACTAATGCCCGGTTAGAAACCATAGATTGGGGCAATATGTTTAAGCAGGAACGTAAGGCACTGCAGGCCATGAGTAAGTGGCACAGGGAAGAGTCTATTTCTTTGTGTCAGGAGGCGGAAGAAGTCGCGAGAAATATCCGCAAACAGTGTGAGCGACAGGGGTTGTTTGAAACGGCCGGATACTTCTTTAAAAAAGAGATGACATACCGTCGCTACCAAATGCCCAGAACCAGTTACAAACGCTGGATATCCAAAGCGGTCGATATTTTTTGTGGTTACGGAGAGTCGCCCCTCAGAGTGGTGATATTTTCCCTCGCCTTTATTTTTATCTGCGCACTAGCTTATTTCTTTTTAGGAACCGCTGCACAGAACCCGATTTATCCTGATATAACAACTGGCTTTGCCGGCTTCGCCCTTGAGTTTCTAAACGCGGTTTACTTTAGTGTAGTGACCTTTACCACGCTAGGCTACGGAGATATATCACCTTCGGGCATTGCCCGTCTGATTGCCGCTTTTGAGGCCTTTCTGGGCAGCTTTACTATGGCGCTGTTTGTGGTGGTATTTGTGAAGAAAATGACGCGCTAAAGGGATGGTGTTCTTTAGCGCGTTGATATTTTGGGTTATATGACTATTTGTCCTGCTCTCCCGGTTCAGAGATCTGATAAAGCTTATGTTCATCGCAGGTCTCTTCACAGTTGCACGCTTTATCAACCCCTACATTGCTTAAACCACCACAACTGCCTTTGATGGTTTTTTTATTCAGAATGACGCCGATTGCCATAAGCAAAATAACGATCATAAAGATGCCAAAGGTAATGAGCAGTGTTGTCATAATATCTACCTGTTTGTGTTAAAGGGCTTTACTGATGATATCCCAGTGAAAGCTCTGCGCATAGTTTTGCCCTGATGTAACCCGGAAGGCTTTCCGTGAGCATGTTGATGTTTCGAACCACAACATTGGTGAGCTGCGCCGTGATCACTTCCACAGCCACCAGAGCAGCCGCCTTTCTTGTCATGTTTGTGGGAGGGTCTCCCCTGAGATGCTTGTGTCAGTTCCGTCATCGGGCCTGACAGGGCTTCTGTCACTGGTGTCTGGCTATCTAGTTGATAGACACGAATACCTGCTTTAAGCAGCTTTCCGAGGGCACGTTCGCCAATATTTCTGACGATAATGGCGTCGGTATTCATATTCTGGATAGCAGAAATAAGCGCTTTTTTGTCCTGACAGGATGAGTTACCTGCTCCGGCCGGATTGTGCATATTATGAATAAGTGAGTTATCTTCATCGTAAAATGAAAAATTTGCCGCTTTCATAAAGTGGTTTGCGACACAGTTTCGTGAGTGTGGGATCGCATAGATCATTGTTCTGACTCCTTCTCTTCAAGAACAAGTGCATTTCCTTCCACCAGACTTTTGGCCAGCTTGTATCTTGCTTTGCTGACTATGTTGCCAAAGGTCTGCCTTGAAACCCCCATTTGATCAGCGGCCTGCTGCTGACTGAGATTTTGATAGTCAGCCAGACGGAGCGCTTCAAATTCTTCAGAGAGAAGTTCTACTTTTTCAAGTTTATTCATGGGAACGCCATTGGGCTTAAAACAGCTGTGTGCAGGGCGTCCGCATATCCGGCGGCATTTCTTAGGTCGTGCCATGTTCTCTCCTGAGGTCAGTGGGGCTACTATACGATCATTATTGGCATATGCCAATAACTTAAAGAAAAAATAAATAGCATATGCCAGTAATTTTTATTCTAGCCTAAGTTGTTTTGTAATTCGAGAAGGCGGCGCAGATAGCGCCACCTAATGCTTATGCTCAACGGATATTAGGGCAACGGGACAATCAGAATATCGATTGGACTGGACTTAAGGATCTGCTTGGCTGAAGAAAGAATGCTATGCCAGAAGTCCTGATGATGGCCACATACAATCAGATCGACATGGTGAAGTCGTACAGCATCCTCCAGTTCATCAACAATATCCCCGGCACCGACAAGACTCATCTTGATGGGATAGTCACTGTTATCGATAAAAACTTGTAATACCTGATGGGACTGTTTAATCGCTTTTTCTGATGCATGGGAGATAATTTCTGCATTGGTAACCTGCCCGGGATAGATCTCACCAAAGCGCTGCTCTACATGAATCAAAGAAAGTTCACTATTGAGTGCTTTTGCCAGAGCAGTTGCTTTCTCAACAAGGATCCGGCTCTCTTCAGTCAGGTCTACGGCGACTAATATATGTTGGTAGCTCATCGTTTTTCCCTCATTGCTGAACCTTACTATAAGCATAGTCTTATTCCTTCTGAACGGCAGAAGATTCCTGAGCATTGTCGGCCTTTCCCGTATATGAAAAAACCATCAACCTTATACAGTTTGAGTAGCTGATTGCTCTGGAGAGGTGGCTCTGTTGGACTACACTTTCTTTAGAGGTGAACAGGGAGGTTAATGTGATGTGTGGACGGTTAAATGTAATTGATGACCCACTGGCTCAGGCGGTCAGTGCGACACTGGGAATTACGTTTTATCCAAGGACTAACCGTGATCTCAGGCCGACACAACACGTTTCGGTTATCGGAACGGAAGGGTACTCACTTACCCAGTTGGAACTGCTTTGGGGGATAAAGCCGGAATGGGCTAAAAAGGTGATTATTAATGCTCAGGCAGAAAGTGTTGCCAGTAAGCCGACATTCAAATCTGCTTTTCGCCACCAGAGGGTAATTGTCCCTGTCAATGGTTGGTATGAATGGAAAGGGGAAAAGGGGAAAAAAGATAAGTACCTGTTTTCAGATCCAGAGAGTCAGCCCCTTTTTATGGCTGGTATTGCCCTTGAGCAGAGCGGTCATCTGGTAACCCTTACCACACAACCTAACCGTCAATATGCTCAGTACCATCACAGAATGCCTCTGTTGTTCGATTCAGATCAGCTAGAACTCTGGTTACATGGCGGCGTTGAAGATGCAGGTCAGCTGCTTAGCCGTATTTACAATAGGGAGTTAATAGCAGAAATAGAGCATTAGATATCAGCGGGGGTAAAGATGTTAGATACTCCTTTAGATATTGATCGACAATCTAACATCATCCTTGTCCTGATTAATTGATAAAGCCTTGCTCTCCAAGTGACTCGGCTTTATGTGTAGCCTGAGGGTAAAAGACCTGCTGTTCACAGCATGGGCATGTAGGTAACTTGCCGACTTCTTCATCAATATCAACCACGATATTACAGTTTTTACAAAGATAGCTCCCCTTAGCCGCTTCTTCTCCGGTGATTAAGCAACAGACATCATCATAATGATTCATTCGTATACTCCTTTATAGGTATCACTGGCATTAGTTATAGTTGAAAGTTGGTTAAAAAGCGAACAGCGTACTGAATAGATTCAAGGGTGATCTCGCATTTTTATGAAATACAGTGAAAGAACTATTGGTTACTGTGATGTTTGAGCTAATTAGTGAACTGTAATTTTGCTTGGTTTCTTTGTTTTGTTTGGCTTACTGCTTTATTTGCTTCTTTTTGTTTAAAGTGGTGCGCCAATAAATAAAGCCCTTAACAGGGCTTTATTTACTGATAGTTACGGGCCAAAGCTTCAACTTAGACCTTAAATTTTCCGACCAGCGAGCTTAATTGGTCATTCGCTGCGGCAAGATTTTGGGTACTGTCCAGCGTCGCTTTACCGTTGTCTGTCAGGTTGAGCACCATCTCCCGGATGTTGGTCATGTTGCGGTTTACCTCTTCGGTTACCGAGCTTTGCTCTTCTGAAGCGGTGGCAATCTGGGTGCTGAGATCATTAATCTGCGTAATAGAGTCACTCATAGAGTCCAGACCTTCCGCTACCCGATCGGCATTTTCAGCCGTTTGTTCACAACTCTGTTTGGTTTCATCCATGGCTGATACGGCCTGAGCGGCATCTTTCTGTAAGCGTTCCAGCAGTTCATTAATTTCCTGAGTGCTGCTTTGAGTACGGGATGCCAGCGCACGAACTTCATCGGCTACTACAGCAAACCCTCTCCCTTGTTCGCCGGCTCTTGCTGCTTCAATGGCGGCGTTTAGTGCCAGTAGGTTTGTCTGTTCTGCAATATCACCAATCACACCCAACACATTAACAATTTCTTTGGTGTTGTCATTCATGGTGTGGATGTTATTTGCTGCATTATCTACCTCACTCATAAGGGTAGACATACTCAGGCTGGCCTGTGTGACACTCTCTTTAGAAGCGCTGGCTTCAAGATTGGCTTGCTGGGTATTTTTAGCGGTATCCGCCGCACTCTGGGCGACGGTTTCAGCGGTAGCGCTCATCTCAGTGATGGCGGTAACCACCTGCTCAGTCTCCGCTGAGTGGGCGATTAGTGCCTGATTGCTTGTTTCTGATTGCTTACTCAGCTCCTGAATACTATCAGTAATATGGGTACTGGCCGCCGTTACTTCTTTGATCATGGACTGCAGGTAGATAATAAAGTCATTTACAGAGTTACCGATATCGCCCAGCTCATCCTGATTTTTGATTTCAACTCTGGAGGTGAGATCCGCTTCTCCTGTAGAAAGAGTGTCAATTTTTTGCTTCAGCTCGACCAGTCCGTTTACCAACCGGTTAATTACCCAGATAGTGATAGCCAGAGATAAAACAATAATGGCTATGCCTATACCGATGCCCTGATAGACCTTCTCATCAAAAATTTTGGTGGTGGAACTGATCAGGCTCTCTTCAATGGACATAATGTCACTTTCGTAAGCACCGGTCACAATGGTCCATCCCCAGTCAGGGAAGATGTTTCTGGCGTAGTTGATTTTGTTTTCGGTTTTTTTAGTGGCCGGATTCTCATACTGAGTCAGTACTACTGCGTCCTCTTTACCACTGATAGCAG contains:
- the guaA gene encoding glutamine-hydrolyzing GMP synthase → MTKDIHDQRILILDFGSQYTQLIARRIREIGVYCELWSWDVDEADIRDFNPNGIILSGGPESVTEENSPRAPQYVFDAGVPVFGVCYGMQTMSEQLGGKVAGSNEREFGYAQVEVVGECELFRNIEDAIAEDGNPLLDVWMSHGDKVVEIPGDFVKIAKTDTCPYAAMANEEKKFYGVQFHPEVTHTRQGMRMLENFVLNICGCEKLWTSQSIIDDAVARIKEQVGDDEVILGLSGGVDSSVVAMLVHKAIGDKLTCVFVDNGLLRLNEAQQVMEMFGDHFGLNIVHVEAEQRFLDALKGQSDPEVKRKTIGHVFIDVFDEESKKLENAKWLAQGTIYPDVIESAASKTGKAHVIKSHHNVGGLPDDMAMGLVEPLRELFKDEVRKIGLELGLPYNMLYRHPFPGPGLGVRVLGEIKKEYCDLLRRADAIFIEELHNADLYHKVSQAFTVFLPVRSVGVMGDGRKYDWVVSLRAVETIDFMTAHWAHLPYDFLGKVSNRIINEVDGISRVVYDISGKPPATIEWE
- the xseA gene encoding exodeoxyribonuclease VII large subunit, giving the protein MQRNENIFTVSRLNAEVRLLLENEMGIVWLVGELSNFSAPVSGHWYFSLKDNRAQVKCAMFRGNNRRVTFKPANGNQVLVKARLSLYEPRGDYQLIVESMQPEGDGKLQQQFDALKMQLAAEGLFAQSAKKSLPENPTTVGVVTSKTGAALYDILDVLKRRDPSLPVIVYPTMVQGDSAAIEIAQAIGRANTRNECDVLIVGRGGGSLEDLWCFNNEIVARTIAASSIPVISAVGHEIDVTIADFVSDVRAPTPSAAAELVSRDQSSKVQALLNSKSRLQSSVKAYLSEHQLHMRQLTHQLDRQHPSYRLQRQSQQLDDLESRLIKHMQSMQSERQLNLQQLNHKLQLHSPDQLIQGQQHYIARLQQKMLDAMDKKLLTERHKLALAAETLDAVSPLATLKRGYSITRTDQGKIVKHADQVTTGDRLITQLDSGTLHSTVD
- a CDS encoding zinc ribbon domain-containing protein — protein: MSTQNLCPQCTTELEWDRDGYLCSDCNTKYKKIAFCPECDQLLEKLQACGAASYFCNHCNELKSKSRVRIEFYAAD
- a CDS encoding IS4 family transposase, giving the protein MIKSNSDWAEEQFGHAKLGDPRRTARLVKMASDLAQHPGKSVVKSSHSPASMEGAYRFIRNDNVSSDDIAEAGFKATADQVHRYPLLLALEDTTTLSYKHRSIRADLGHVNQGNRYRGLFAHSILLFAPETLDVIGLVEQQRWTRDIKTRGIRRKGLKRPYEEKEGYKWERASRNMAARLGTSMVNVISVCDREADIYDYLIYKMANQQRFVVRSMMSRHIEEGSDKLYHFASELQSVKQRQIQIAQRGGRKAREVTLDVKYAAVTLKTPSNKKGAPISLNYVGCSEIGDGEKRLNWHILTNEPVNSAEDALKIIGYYEKRWLIEEYHKVWKTEGTGVEELRLQSKDNLDRLATIYAFLAVRIFQLKFANEQIEDVSCEKILSSRAWKLLWLKRVKTPLPKEVPTAKWAYEHLARLGGWKDSKRNGRASVKTLWEGWLKLQAILEGYELALSLEQDL
- the guaB gene encoding IMP dehydrogenase; translated protein: MLRIAKEALTFDDVLLVPAHSTVLPNTADLRTKLTKNIELNIPMLSASMDTVTEARLAIALAQEGGIGFIHKNMSIEQQAEQVRRVKIFEAGVVSHPVTVKPTATIADVLALTEKNGFAGYPVVAENNELVGIITGRDVRFVTDLSKTVDKVMTPKARLATVKEGASPEVVQEEMHRARVEKVLVVNDAFQLKGMITAKDFHKAERKPNACKDAQGRLRVGAAVGAGAGNEERVAALVEAGVDVLLIDSSHGHSEGVLTRIRETRAAYPDLDIIGGNVATGAGAKALIEAGVSAVKVGIGPGSICTTRIVTGVGVPQITAISDAVEVADQHGIPVIADGGIRFSGDICKAIVAGASCVMVGSMFAGTEEAPGEVILYQGRSYKSYRGMGSLGAMSQGSSDRYFQSDNAADKLVPEGIEGRIAYKGRLKEIVHQQMGGLRSSMGLTGSATVEEMRTKAEFVRISGAGMKESHVHDVQITKEAPNYRLG
- a CDS encoding ion channel — protein: MSESREHTCTFCNEDGWQCQEPAAESGLCYWHDPAIDKSKDDIKEQIEQWARDGKPLDGFQLARTKLQDIDLVHRGSRVGYKCRNADFYRADLTDAHFFALDLRGSSLMKTKLVCANLHCAKLDNCNLLGADLTNARLETIDWGNMFKQERKALQAMSKWHREESISLCQEAEEVARNIRKQCERQGLFETAGYFFKKEMTYRRYQMPRTSYKRWISKAVDIFCGYGESPLRVVIFSLAFIFICALAYFFLGTAAQNPIYPDITTGFAGFALEFLNAVYFSVVTFTTLGYGDISPSGIARLIAAFEAFLGSFTMALFVVVFVKKMTR
- a CDS encoding acetate uptake transporter, whose translation is MSKVATMSTKLANPAPLGLMGFGMTTILLNIHNAGYFPVDSMILAMGIFYGGLSQVIVGIMCFKRGDTFGTTAFTSYGLFWLTLVGLIVMPKMGLAASPAPFMGWYLALWGVFTGFMFIGSLCYPTAKQVVFASLTILFALLAIRDFTGDEYIGHIAGFEGIFCGASAIYFAMAQVLNNEFGREVLPVGKPLIGRVKTIAAEPVTA